A genome region from Streptomyces xanthophaeus includes the following:
- a CDS encoding class I SAM-dependent methyltransferase — MSDDHTHVQEFFGARAADWDRKFPGDGPAFTTAVAEFGLRPGDRVLDAGCGTGRAMTALRAAVGPAGTVLGVDLTPQMLAAARRAGRDAEGALLLADVARLPLGDEVLDAVFAAGLIAHLPDPGANLRELARVVRPGGGLALFHPIGRAALAARHGRELTPQDMRAEHNLGPLLTGSGWDMASYADDDDRFLVLAVRRP, encoded by the coding sequence ATGAGCGACGACCACACACACGTGCAGGAGTTCTTCGGGGCGCGCGCAGCCGACTGGGACCGCAAGTTTCCCGGGGACGGGCCCGCGTTCACCACCGCCGTGGCCGAATTCGGACTGCGCCCGGGGGACCGCGTGCTCGATGCGGGCTGTGGCACCGGGCGGGCCATGACCGCGCTGCGCGCCGCCGTCGGACCCGCCGGGACCGTGCTCGGCGTGGACCTCACCCCACAGATGCTGGCCGCCGCGCGGCGGGCGGGGCGGGACGCCGAGGGCGCGCTGCTGCTCGCCGACGTGGCCCGGCTGCCGCTGGGCGACGAGGTGCTCGACGCTGTGTTCGCCGCGGGGCTCATCGCCCACCTGCCCGACCCGGGGGCGAACCTGCGCGAGCTCGCCCGCGTGGTCCGCCCCGGTGGCGGGCTCGCGCTCTTCCACCCGATCGGGCGGGCGGCCCTCGCCGCGCGTCACGGCCGCGAGCTGACCCCGCAGGACATGCGGGCCGAGCACAACCTCGGCCCGCTGCTGACCGGTTCGGGCTGGGACATGGCCTCGTACGCCGATGACGACGACCGATTCCTCGTGCTGGCCGTACGCCGCCCCTGA
- a CDS encoding MHYT domain-containing protein: MGHLDHAAYGWLTPALSYVMASIGAALGLRCTVRALATTGASRRNWLLTAASAIGTGIWTMHFVAMLGFEVTGTEIHYDVPLTILSLLVAVLVVGAGVFAVGYGKERGRSLVLGGLTTGLGVASMHYLGMAALRLHGDVSYDPLTVGLSVAIAVIAATAALWAALNIKSPVAVAVASLVMGAAVSSMHYTGMMAVAVSVSPSDTVLPGATAMQFIFPLAVGLGSYLFITAAFVALSPTVDERAASASARHLGEHTVTVH; this comes from the coding sequence CTGGGACATCTGGACCACGCCGCCTATGGGTGGCTGACACCCGCACTGTCATATGTGATGGCATCGATCGGCGCCGCCCTCGGGCTGCGCTGCACCGTCCGCGCGCTCGCCACGACCGGAGCCTCCCGTCGTAACTGGCTCCTCACCGCGGCCTCCGCCATCGGCACCGGCATCTGGACCATGCACTTCGTCGCCATGCTCGGCTTCGAGGTCACGGGCACCGAGATCCACTACGACGTGCCGCTCACGATCCTCAGCCTGCTCGTCGCCGTGCTGGTCGTCGGCGCCGGAGTCTTCGCCGTCGGCTACGGCAAGGAGCGCGGCCGGTCCCTCGTACTGGGCGGCCTGACCACCGGACTCGGCGTCGCCAGCATGCACTACCTGGGCATGGCGGCCCTGCGTCTGCACGGCGACGTCTCCTACGATCCGCTCACCGTCGGACTCTCCGTCGCCATCGCCGTGATCGCGGCGACCGCCGCCCTGTGGGCCGCGCTCAACATCAAGTCACCGGTGGCGGTCGCCGTCGCCTCGCTGGTCATGGGCGCCGCCGTCAGCAGCATGCACTACACGGGGATGATGGCCGTCGCCGTCAGCGTCAGCCCCTCGGACACGGTCCTGCCCGGCGCCACGGCCATGCAGTTCATCTTCCCGCTCGCCGTCGGCCTGGGTTCCTACCTGTTCATCACCGCCGCCTTCGTCGCGCTGTCCCCGACGGTCGACGAGCGCGCCGCCTCCGCTTCGGCCCGGCACCTGGGGGAGCACACCGTGACCGTGCACTGA
- a CDS encoding sensor histidine kinase, with translation MRTPRRKPEAAAPRLPAPPARGRRAHAGPPAEEPAELRDQRPHPPAARASGPRPRLRLRPATVRAKIVSLLMVPVVSLLALWAFATVNTAQDVARLSRVHQVDTEIRTPVAAAVTELQAERRAAVRLLADPASDPGALDQQARRTDAAVQRLRLGDQHTVADSGDYRSDIVVRLEAFVAAAEGLGPSRKDITDRRATPEAAYTIYTRVVDSAFAVGGALTGGEKAELGPDARVLLEFSRAAELLSREDALLATPGPRTAETLRQLTGAVESRRALTDSAARDLPAAQEAVWQSAAKSAAYADLTGAEDRALAAGTSKESRGVPAGWEAAHNGIAASMREVEAAAHATAADRADPFAEGALTPAGAAVLLGLAAVAASLVISVRIGRALVVELVSLRNTALEIAHRKLPQAMERLRAGQEVDVAAETPPGPPAEDEITQVGEALHTVHRAALSAAVERAELASGISGVFVNLARRSQVLVHKQLTLLDSMERRADDPNELGDLFRLDHLTTRMRRHAESLIILSGAAPGRAWRMPVPLTNVVRAAVSEIEDYPRIEVRQLAEAAVVGGAVADLTHLLAELIENAAQFSPPHTKVRVSGEPVGTGYVLEVEDRGLGMGPDTLGDANRRIEQSESLDLFDSDRLGLFVVSRLSARHGVKVHLRTSPYGGTTAVVLLPNSMLQGAVTAAAPGGSPAPAPAPVHGSAPGSAMAPEADPAPLPERPAPAPVRAPSPAPSASPAPSPVRSSAQAPKAGGKAEQPPAMTVVREDAQPPAPAPAPKPVREEPRPAPVASLRPRGPGGAGPGGAGPGGAGARTQTAAVPPASVTELPRRVRQASLVPQLREAPAPKAPAASRLPEEPPGRSPEQARDRMAAYRAGWVRGAQENSPHAGSEGEV, from the coding sequence ATGCGAACACCCCGCAGGAAACCGGAAGCAGCGGCGCCGCGGCTGCCCGCGCCCCCGGCACGCGGCCGCCGGGCCCACGCCGGGCCGCCGGCCGAGGAACCGGCGGAGCTCCGGGACCAGCGGCCCCACCCGCCTGCCGCGCGCGCGAGCGGCCCCCGGCCGCGGTTGCGGCTGCGCCCCGCCACCGTCCGCGCGAAGATCGTCTCGCTGCTGATGGTCCCGGTCGTCTCGCTCCTCGCCCTCTGGGCCTTCGCCACCGTCAACACCGCCCAGGACGTGGCCCGGCTCAGCCGCGTCCACCAGGTCGACACCGAGATACGCACACCCGTCGCCGCCGCCGTCACCGAGCTCCAGGCCGAACGGCGCGCCGCCGTCCGTCTGCTCGCCGACCCCGCCTCCGACCCGGGCGCGCTCGACCAGCAGGCCCGCCGGACCGACGCAGCCGTGCAGCGGCTGCGGCTCGGTGACCAGCACACCGTCGCCGACTCCGGCGACTACCGCTCCGACATCGTGGTCCGGCTGGAGGCGTTCGTGGCCGCCGCCGAAGGCCTGGGCCCGTCGCGCAAGGACATCACCGACCGCCGGGCCACCCCCGAGGCCGCCTACACCATCTACACCCGCGTGGTCGACTCCGCCTTCGCCGTGGGCGGCGCCCTGACCGGCGGGGAGAAGGCCGAACTCGGCCCCGACGCCCGGGTCCTGCTCGAATTCTCCCGCGCGGCGGAACTGCTGTCCCGGGAGGACGCCTTGCTCGCCACCCCCGGCCCGCGTACCGCCGAAACGCTTCGGCAGCTGACCGGCGCCGTCGAGTCCCGCCGTGCGCTCACCGACTCCGCCGCCCGTGACCTCCCCGCCGCACAGGAAGCTGTCTGGCAGTCCGCCGCCAAGAGCGCCGCCTACGCCGACCTCACCGGCGCCGAGGACCGTGCGCTGGCCGCGGGCACCTCCAAGGAGAGCCGCGGGGTGCCCGCCGGATGGGAGGCCGCCCACAACGGCATCGCCGCCTCGATGCGGGAGGTCGAGGCGGCCGCACACGCCACGGCCGCCGACCGGGCCGACCCGTTCGCCGAAGGGGCGCTCACCCCGGCCGGGGCCGCCGTGCTGCTGGGCCTGGCGGCCGTCGCCGCCTCCCTCGTCATCTCGGTCCGGATCGGGCGGGCGCTGGTCGTCGAGCTCGTCTCGTTGCGCAACACCGCCCTGGAGATCGCCCACCGCAAGCTCCCGCAGGCGATGGAACGGCTGCGCGCCGGCCAGGAGGTCGACGTCGCTGCCGAGACCCCGCCCGGGCCACCGGCCGAGGACGAGATCACCCAGGTCGGCGAGGCGCTCCACACCGTCCACCGGGCCGCGCTCAGTGCCGCCGTCGAACGGGCGGAACTCGCCAGCGGGATCTCCGGGGTCTTCGTCAACCTCGCCCGCCGCAGCCAGGTCCTCGTACACAAGCAGCTCACCCTGCTCGACTCGATGGAGCGGCGCGCCGACGACCCGAACGAGCTCGGTGACCTGTTCCGCCTCGACCACCTGACCACCCGGATGCGCCGGCACGCGGAAAGCCTGATCATCCTGTCGGGCGCCGCCCCGGGCCGGGCCTGGCGGATGCCGGTCCCCCTCACGAACGTCGTGCGGGCCGCCGTCTCCGAGATCGAGGACTACCCGCGGATCGAGGTGCGGCAGCTCGCGGAAGCCGCCGTGGTCGGGGGCGCCGTCGCCGACCTCACCCATCTGCTCGCCGAACTCATCGAGAACGCGGCCCAGTTCTCCCCGCCGCACACCAAGGTCCGGGTCAGCGGCGAGCCCGTCGGCACCGGCTACGTCCTGGAGGTCGAGGACCGCGGACTCGGTATGGGCCCCGACACCCTCGGCGACGCCAACCGCCGCATCGAGCAGTCCGAATCCCTCGACCTCTTCGACAGCGACCGGCTCGGTCTCTTCGTGGTCAGCCGCCTCTCGGCCCGCCACGGAGTGAAGGTGCACCTGCGCACGTCGCCCTACGGCGGCACCACCGCGGTGGTGCTCCTGCCCAACTCCATGCTCCAGGGCGCGGTCACGGCCGCCGCCCCCGGCGGATCCCCTGCCCCTGCCCCTGCACCTGTCCACGGTTCGGCCCCGGGTTCCGCCATGGCTCCGGAAGCCGACCCGGCACCCCTGCCGGAGCGGCCGGCTCCCGCCCCGGTCCGAGCACCGTCCCCGGCCCCGTCCGCGTCCCCGGCCCCGTCCCCGGTCCGGTCCTCCGCCCAGGCGCCGAAGGCGGGCGGGAAGGCGGAACAGCCGCCCGCCATGACCGTCGTACGGGAGGACGCGCAGCCCCCGGCTCCGGCCCCGGCACCGAAGCCCGTACGCGAGGAGCCGCGCCCGGCCCCGGTGGCTTCGCTCCGGCCGCGCGGCCCCGGCGGCGCGGGCCCCGGCGGCGCGGGCCCGGGCGGCGCGGGCGCCCGTACCCAGACGGCCGCGGTGCCCCCGGCCTCGGTGACGGAACTGCCGCGCCGGGTGCGCCAGGCCAGTCTCGTCCCGCAGCTTCGCGAAGCCCCCGCCCCGAAGGCCCCGGCCGCGTCCCGCCTCCCCGAGGAGCCGCCGGGCCGCAGCCCGGAGCAGGCCCGGGACCGGATGGCGGCCTACCGGGCCGGCTGGGTCCGCGGCGCCCAGGAGAACTCCCCTCACGCAGGCAGCGAAGGAGAAGTGTGA
- a CDS encoding roadblock/LC7 domain-containing protein encodes MIEHQRIHLDGGRRSGELDWLLDDLVLRVREVRHAVVLSNDGLAVGASSALSREDAEHLAAVASGFHSLAKGAGRHFHAGGVRQTMVEMDEGFLFVAAAGDGSCLAVLSAASADIGLIAYEMARLVKRVGEHLYTPPRFAARPPAAG; translated from the coding sequence ATGATCGAACACCAAAGGATCCACCTCGACGGCGGCCGCAGGTCCGGCGAACTGGACTGGCTGCTCGACGACCTGGTGCTCCGGGTACGCGAGGTCCGGCACGCCGTGGTGCTCTCCAACGACGGCCTGGCGGTGGGTGCCTCCAGCGCGCTCAGCCGGGAGGACGCCGAGCACCTGGCCGCGGTGGCCTCCGGCTTCCACAGTCTGGCCAAGGGCGCGGGCCGGCACTTCCACGCCGGGGGCGTGCGCCAGACGATGGTCGAGATGGACGAGGGCTTCCTCTTCGTCGCGGCCGCCGGCGACGGTTCCTGCCTGGCCGTGCTCAGTGCCGCCAGTGCCGACATCGGCCTGATCGCCTACGAGATGGCCCGGCTGGTGAAGCGTGTCGGCGAGCACCTCTACACCCCGCCCCGGTTCGCGGCGCGCCCGCCGGCCGCCGGCTGA
- a CDS encoding DUF742 domain-containing protein — protein MNGQWYDADAGPLVRPYAMTGGRTKPGPHGVRFDLIALVAVDPAGTDEAAESLLGPEHRALLGLCRSETQSVAELAADADLPVGVVRVLLGDLLEGGHVRVSRPVPPAQLPDERILREVIEGLRAL, from the coding sequence ATGAACGGCCAGTGGTACGACGCCGACGCGGGCCCGCTCGTCCGCCCGTACGCCATGACCGGCGGGCGTACGAAGCCGGGACCCCACGGCGTCCGTTTCGACCTGATCGCGCTGGTCGCGGTCGATCCGGCGGGCACGGACGAGGCGGCCGAGTCCCTGCTGGGCCCCGAACACCGGGCACTGCTCGGACTCTGCCGGTCCGAGACCCAGTCGGTGGCCGAACTCGCCGCCGACGCGGACCTGCCCGTGGGGGTGGTGCGGGTGCTGCTCGGGGACCTGCTGGAGGGCGGGCACGTCAGGGTCAGCCGGCCCGTACCGCCCGCACAACTGCCGGACGAGCGGATTTTGCGTGAAGTCATCGAGGGATTGAGAGCGCTTTGA
- a CDS encoding GTP-binding protein — MMGQHDDRSAEPAQGADPGPEEDPELAALALKILVAGGFGVGKTTLVGAVSEIRPLRTEEQLSEAGELVDDTGGVDQKTTTTVAMDFGRITIRSGLSLYLFGTPGQDRFWFLWDELSQGALGAVVLADTRRLEDCFPAVDYFEHRRIPFVVAVNCFTDARRFGAHDVSRALDLEQGTPVVLCDARDRDSGKEVLIRLVEYAGRVHTARLLDSVEPQADSV, encoded by the coding sequence TTGATGGGACAGCATGACGACCGATCTGCGGAACCGGCCCAGGGTGCGGATCCCGGTCCCGAGGAGGACCCCGAACTGGCCGCACTCGCACTGAAGATCCTGGTGGCGGGCGGGTTCGGGGTGGGCAAGACCACGCTGGTGGGCGCGGTCAGCGAGATCCGGCCGCTGCGGACGGAGGAACAGCTGAGCGAGGCGGGTGAACTGGTCGACGACACGGGCGGCGTGGACCAGAAGACGACCACGACGGTGGCCATGGACTTCGGGCGGATCACCATCCGGTCCGGGCTGTCCCTGTACCTGTTCGGCACGCCGGGGCAGGACCGCTTCTGGTTCCTGTGGGACGAGCTGTCGCAGGGCGCGCTGGGCGCGGTGGTACTCGCCGACACGCGGCGGCTGGAGGACTGCTTTCCGGCGGTGGACTACTTCGAGCACCGGCGCATCCCCTTCGTGGTGGCCGTCAACTGCTTCACGGACGCCCGGCGGTTCGGGGCGCACGACGTCTCGCGGGCCCTGGACCTGGAGCAGGGGACGCCGGTGGTGCTGTGCGACGCGCGGGACCGGGACTCGGGGAAGGAAGTCCTGATCAGGCTGGTCGAGTACGCCGGGCGGGTGCACACCGCCCGGCTGCTGGACTCGGTGGAGCCGCAGGCCGATTCCGTGTGA
- a CDS encoding PPOX class F420-dependent oxidoreductase, producing the protein MAKKMTQEEWRAFVSHSTRTGKLSTVREDGSPHIAPIWFVLDGDSFVFNTGKDTVKGRNLARDGRVALCVDDDRPPFSFVVLQGRAEITEYADGADELLTWATRIGARYMGEEQAEAFGRRNAVPTELLVRVPIDKVIALAGIAE; encoded by the coding sequence ATGGCGAAGAAGATGACTCAAGAGGAATGGCGGGCGTTCGTCTCGCATTCGACCCGCACCGGAAAGCTCTCCACCGTGCGTGAGGACGGAAGTCCGCACATCGCTCCCATCTGGTTCGTACTCGACGGCGATTCCTTCGTCTTCAACACCGGAAAGGACACCGTCAAGGGGCGCAACCTCGCCCGCGACGGCCGGGTCGCGCTCTGCGTGGACGACGACCGGCCGCCCTTCTCCTTCGTCGTCCTCCAGGGCCGCGCCGAGATCACCGAGTACGCCGACGGCGCCGACGAACTGCTCACCTGGGCAACCCGGATCGGCGCCCGTTACATGGGCGAGGAACAGGCCGAAGCCTTCGGACGCCGCAATGCCGTCCCGACCGAACTCCTCGTCAGGGTCCCGATCGACAAGGTGATCGCCCTCGCCGGTATCGCCGAATGA
- a CDS encoding roadblock/LC7 domain-containing protein: MALDKQLDWLLDDLTRRVQQVRHAVVLSNDGLVTGASAGLAREDAEHLAAVAAGLQSLAKGSGRHFRAGEVRQTMVEYDEGALFVMAAGAGSSLCVLSAAESDIGQVAYEMTLLVNRVGEHLGVAERRITGG, encoded by the coding sequence ATGGCACTGGACAAGCAACTGGACTGGCTGCTGGACGACCTGACGCGCAGGGTCCAGCAGGTGCGGCACGCGGTGGTGCTGTCCAACGACGGCCTGGTCACGGGGGCGAGCGCGGGGCTGGCGCGGGAGGACGCCGAACACCTGGCGGCTGTCGCTGCCGGTCTGCAGAGCCTTGCCAAGGGGTCCGGCCGCCACTTCCGGGCGGGTGAGGTGCGGCAGACGATGGTCGAGTACGACGAGGGAGCGCTCTTCGTCATGGCGGCGGGCGCGGGCAGCAGCCTGTGCGTGCTGAGCGCCGCCGAGTCCGACATCGGTCAGGTCGCGTACGAGATGACGCTGCTGGTCAACCGGGTGGGCGAGCACCTGGGTGTGGCGGAGCGGCGCATCACCGGCGGCTGA
- a CDS encoding DUF6397 family protein, producing the protein MTQMGTALRDGVTNGGAAGGAAAGGGADELVGGAQAAGELGLSRSEFARAVQLGIVRAGPRTLAGAARYARAELDRVRSVAGPPGALRERVETVAGAQAAAEVAGVGPSRFTRLARCGHVTPVGYRINRYRAVVWLYLTAELRSFAAREPGMLRGIAPPADRELMAAKADLRPRKWRGRHVGLLLRRTADPWERAAVLASVLPEGELLEAVPDPAERIVLAALGPPPPYGHPQAPAAAAVAQGLLTAGPPDEVHWYRTSLDFALAGARGQSKSTGERGPT; encoded by the coding sequence ATGACGCAGATGGGGACCGCACTTCGGGATGGTGTGACCAATGGCGGTGCGGCCGGCGGGGCTGCGGCCGGCGGCGGTGCGGACGAGTTGGTGGGCGGCGCGCAGGCCGCGGGGGAACTGGGGCTGAGCCGAAGCGAGTTCGCCAGGGCCGTCCAGCTGGGGATCGTACGGGCCGGGCCGCGCACGCTCGCCGGTGCCGCGCGCTACGCACGGGCCGAGCTGGACCGGGTCAGGTCGGTGGCGGGCCCGCCGGGCGCGCTGCGCGAGCGGGTCGAGACGGTGGCCGGGGCGCAGGCCGCGGCCGAGGTGGCGGGGGTCGGCCCGAGCCGGTTCACGCGGCTCGCGCGCTGCGGGCACGTGACCCCGGTCGGCTACCGGATCAACCGGTACCGGGCCGTGGTGTGGCTCTATCTGACCGCGGAGCTACGGAGCTTCGCCGCGCGGGAGCCGGGAATGCTGCGCGGGATCGCGCCCCCGGCGGACCGGGAGCTGATGGCGGCCAAGGCGGATCTGCGGCCGCGCAAGTGGCGCGGGCGGCATGTCGGGCTGCTGCTGAGACGAACCGCCGACCCGTGGGAGCGCGCCGCCGTCCTGGCTTCCGTACTCCCCGAGGGCGAGCTGCTGGAGGCCGTGCCCGACCCGGCGGAGCGGATCGTCCTGGCCGCCCTCGGTCCACCGCCGCCGTACGGGCACCCGCAGGCTCCGGCGGCGGCCGCGGTGGCGCAGGGTCTGCTCACGGCCGGCCCGCCGGACGAGGTCCACTGGTACCGCACCAGCCTGGACTTCGCCCTGGCGGGGGCGCGGGGTCAGTCGAAGTCGACGGGGGAGAGGGGGCCGACGTAG
- a CDS encoding YchJ family protein, with product MPTPAVPCPCGLPASYPECCGPLHSGARSAPTAERLMRSRFSAFAVGDTAYLLRSWHPATRPDRLDLDPEQRWERLEILATERGGMFETEGSVEFRAHYREGRHTGSLHEHSSFSREAGAWVYVGPLSPVDFD from the coding sequence ATGCCCACCCCTGCCGTCCCCTGCCCCTGCGGGCTGCCCGCCAGCTACCCGGAGTGCTGCGGCCCCCTCCACTCCGGTGCTCGCTCGGCACCCACCGCCGAGCGGCTGATGCGCTCCCGGTTCAGCGCCTTCGCCGTCGGCGACACCGCCTACCTGCTGCGCTCCTGGCACCCCGCCACCCGTCCGGACCGCCTCGACCTGGATCCCGAACAGCGCTGGGAGCGGCTGGAGATCCTCGCCACCGAGCGCGGCGGGATGTTCGAGACGGAGGGCTCGGTGGAGTTCCGCGCCCACTACCGCGAGGGCCGGCACACCGGCTCGCTGCACGAGCACAGCAGCTTCTCCCGCGAGGCCGGGGCCTGGGTCTACGTCGGCCCCCTCTCCCCCGTCGACTTCGACTGA
- a CDS encoding acyl-CoA thioesterase, protein MTNPAERLVDLLDLEQIEVNIFRGASPQESLQRVFGGQVAGQALVAAGRTVESDRPVHSLHAYFLRPGIPGVPIVYQVERVRDGRSFTTRRVTAVQQGKTIFNLTASFHHPEEGGIEHQLPPHHVPHPDTLPKVADEIREHLGALPEALERMARRQPFDIRYVNRLRWTPEELKGSDPRSAVWMRAVGPLGDDPLIHTCALTYASDMTLLDAVRIPVEPLWGMRGFDMASLDHAMWFHRPFRADEWFLYDQESPIAHGGRGLARGRIYDVEGRLLVSVVQEGLFRPYPAKPSEPAPEN, encoded by the coding sequence ATGACGAACCCCGCCGAGAGACTGGTCGATCTGCTCGATCTGGAGCAGATCGAGGTCAACATCTTCCGCGGCGCCAGCCCGCAGGAGTCCCTCCAGCGTGTCTTCGGCGGGCAGGTCGCCGGCCAGGCCCTGGTGGCCGCGGGGCGCACCGTGGAGAGCGACCGCCCGGTCCACTCGCTGCACGCGTACTTCCTGCGCCCCGGCATCCCCGGGGTGCCGATCGTGTACCAGGTGGAGCGGGTGCGCGACGGACGGTCCTTCACCACGCGCCGGGTCACCGCGGTCCAGCAGGGCAAGACGATCTTCAATCTCACCGCCTCCTTCCATCATCCGGAGGAGGGCGGCATCGAGCACCAGCTGCCTCCTCACCACGTCCCTCACCCGGACACGCTCCCCAAGGTCGCGGACGAGATCCGCGAGCACCTGGGGGCGCTGCCGGAGGCGCTGGAGCGGATGGCCCGCCGCCAGCCCTTCGACATCCGGTACGTCAACCGGCTCCGCTGGACTCCCGAGGAGCTCAAGGGATCCGATCCCCGCAGCGCGGTGTGGATGCGCGCGGTCGGTCCGCTGGGCGACGACCCTCTCATCCACACCTGCGCCCTCACCTACGCAAGTGACATGACCCTCCTCGACGCCGTGCGCATCCCGGTGGAACCCCTGTGGGGCATGCGCGGATTCGACATGGCCTCGCTGGACCACGCCATGTGGTTCCACCGGCCCTTCAGGGCGGACGAGTGGTTCCTGTACGACCAGGAGTCGCCCATCGCGCACGGCGGCCGGGGCCTGGCCCGGGGCCGCATCTACGACGTGGAGGGCAGGCTGCTGGTCTCCGTGGTCCAGGAGGGCCTCTTCCGTCCGTACCCCGCCAAGCCGTCCGAGCCCGCCCCGGAGAACTGA